One Panicum virgatum strain AP13 chromosome 9K, P.virgatum_v5, whole genome shotgun sequence genomic region harbors:
- the LOC120651976 gene encoding transcription initiation factor TFIID subunit 4b-like isoform X4, with translation MKHRSELCSIYQSFTRMVHTQFSTSIRIFRSDSGGEYLSNTFHKFLTSEGTLAQLSCPGAHAQNGIAERKHRHIIETARTLLIASFVPSHFWGEAVSTSVYLINRQPSSKLSGKCPGEVLFALLPQENKSLLNHGHGQWQDPVKNETANQDSQQQEQTYLHRSDQPSRPEMVSQGSDNKHLPSNTPKECELLKVKQEPGNTSQQGIVAQQQPLQQMKSEQTPVVAQQQPMQQMKSEQTPILAQQQPMQQMKSQQTPHTNQTNGATTTAKAPVVTFHMLLPILRQYIDKEKDMQVQSIFAKLRHTAQAQRNSQTNPSSYSLLSQVSGQQTVPRGSMTDEQEADPGAHTIPTKQAIDSLRPPQFRPSSSGQMQSIRGFSPSQSNVHKANETGNMSDGKGVHVLQTRPPNNLPPVQTMQHHVQHPQTSSPMFGTNSIHARPFPRPVGSPAASFRPQMTDSNQRAQLVQGAATTVSGSVPTQSIVPGNAPTNQPTWQQSANKEQKTNSFAPTAPNKETISQNSESSQNSFVAMHAKQVNQSMGSSKGGRGMENQSKLSASKSSTTTSLSQTQSHGTQAEPKLQVQSSVQAPPAAAKTPQRKASGQKKPLEALGSSPPPSSKKQKTSGGFHEQSIDQLNDVTAVSGVNLREEEEQLFSAPKDETRVSEAARRVVQLEEEKLILQKGPLTKKLAEIMRKCNLKVIGTDVERCLSMCVEERLRGFISNIIRFSKQRVDVEKSRHRFYPLSSDVRSHIMRVNREAKEQWDKKQAEDAERIRKQNDGDGNTNIDLEKDKNETRASSKHAKYKEDDDKMRTTAANVAARVAAGGDDMLSKWQLLAERNKQRSEGGDGSSGSVQGNMLQHKPSPKSGKGSREEHENEKRGYSTMLGSGGVRRSSLTKVARRVSVKDVIAALEREPQMSKSLLLFELYGRPSTEPAAK, from the exons ATGAAACATCGATCTGAATTGTGCTCCATCTACCAGTCTTTCACTCGCATGGTTCATACTCAGTTTTCTACCTCTATTCGCATTTTTCGTTCTGATTCTGGTGGAGAGTATTTGTCTAAcacttttcacaaatttttgaCCTCTGAAGGTACTCTTGCCCAGCTCTCATGTCCTGGTGCTCATGCTCAGAATGGTATTGCTGAGCGTAAACATCGCCATATTATAGAGACCGCTCGCACCCTTCTGATTGCTTCTTTTGTTCCTTCTCATTTTTGGGGGGAAGCTGTCTCCACATCTGTATATCTCATCAATAGACAACCATCATCCAAATTGTCCGGCAAGTGCCCTGGGGAAGTCCTCTTTG CACTTTTACCTCAGGAAAACAAGTCATTATTAAACCATGGTCATGGACAGTGGCAAGATCCAGTAAAGAATGAAACTGCAAACCAGGATAGTCAGCAACAGGAACAGACATATCTACATAGGAGTGATCAGCCATCAAGACCTGAAATGGTTTCTCAAGGTTCTGATAATAAACACCTTCCCTCTAATACACCAAAAGAATGTGAGTTACTGAAGGTAAAGCAAGAGCCTGGAAACACATCCCAACAAGGTATTGTTGCTCAGCAGCAGCCTTTGCAGCAAATGAAGAGTGAACAAACACCAGTTGTTGCTCAGCAGCAGCCTATGCAGCAAATGAAGAGTGAACAAACACCAATTCTTGCTCAGCAGCAGCCTATGCAGCAAATGAAGAGTCAACAAACACCACACACAAACCAAACAAATGGTGCAACTACGACAGCAAAAGCCCCAGTTGTCACATTTCACATGCTACTACCTATTTTGAGACAGTACATTGACAAAGAAAAGGATATGCAAGTTCAGTCCATTTTCGCCAAGTTGCGG CACACTGCTCAGGCACAGCGAAATTCTCAGACAAATCCAAGCAGCTATTCTTTATTAAGTCAAGTTTCTGGTCAGCAGACTGTTCCCAGGGGTTCTATGACAGATGAGCAGGAGGCAGATCCAGGGGCTCACACCATCCCTACGAAACAAGCTATTGACAGCCTAAGACCACCTCAATTTCGGCCTTCCTCGTCTGGCCAAATGCAGAGTATTAGGGGTTTTTCACCTTCACAAAGCAATGTGCATAAGGCTAATGAAACAGGAAACATGTCAGATGGGAAAGGAGTGCATGTGCTACAAACCCGCCCACCCAATAACTTACCTCCGGTGCAAACAATGCAGCATCATGTGCAGCATCCACAAACATCCTCACCAATGTTTGGGACAAATAGTATTCATGCACGCCCATTTCCACGACCAGTTGGAAGTCCAGCTGCATCATTTAGACCACAAATGACAGATTCCAATCAAAGAGCACAGTTGGTCCAGGGAGCTGCGACCACAGTATCTGGGAGTGTGCCAACACAATCTATAGTGCCTGGAAATGCGCCAACTAATCAACCTACATGGCAACAATCAGCAAACAAGGAGCAGAAAACTAATTCTTTCGCTCCAACAGCACCGAATAAGGAAACTATTAGCCAAAACTCTGAATCTTCACAGAATTCTTTTGTTGCAATGCATGCAAAACAAGTCAATCAATCCATGGGCTCTTCAAAAGGTGGCAGAGGCATGGAAAACCAGTCAAAATTAAGTGCTTCTAAGTCTTCGACCACAACTAGCTTAAGTCAGACTCAGTCTCATGGCACTCAAGCAGAGCCTAAATTGCAG GTCCAATCTTCTGTGCAAGCACCTCCCGCAGCAGCTAAAACACCTCAGAGGAAGGCATCTGGACAGAAGAAGCCTCTGGAAGCATTAGGCTCTTCTCCTCCACCATCTAG CAAAAAGCAAAAGACATCCGGAGGTTTCCATGAACAAAGCATTGACCAGCTTAATGATGTCACTGCAGTTAGTGGTGTTAATCTGAGG GAAGAAGAGGAACAACTTTTCTCTGCTCCGAAGGATGAGACTCGAGTTTCCGAAGCTGCTCGGAGAGTTGTTCAACTAGAAGAAGAAAAGCTCATTCTACAGAAGGGACCCCTGACAAAGAAATTAGCAGAAATCA TGAGGAAATGTAATTTAAAGGTCATTGGCACTGATGTTGAACGTTGTCTATCAATG TGCGTCGAGGAGAGATTACGAGGATTTATAAGCAATATAATAAGGTTCTCTAAACAG AGGGTTGATGTTGAAAAGTCAAGGCATCGCTTTTATCCGTTATCCTCAGATGTTCGCAGTCATATTATGAGGGTGAACCGAGAAGCTAAAGAACAGTGGGACAAAAAGCAAGCTGAAGATGCTGAAAGGATAAGGAAACAAAATGAT GGAGATGGCAATACAAATATTGATCTAGAAAAAGACAAGAACGAGACCCGTGCCTCGTCAAAGCATGCAAAG TACAAGGAGGATGATGATAAGATGAGAACCACAGCTGCAAATGTTGCTGCGCGGGTTGCTGCTGGAGGAGATGACATGCTGTCAAAGTGGCAATTGCTAGCTGAACGAAATAAACAGAGAAGTGAGGGAGGTGACGGTTCCTCAGGCTCTGTACAAGGTAACATGTTGCAACACAAGCCATCACCAAAATCTGGGAAAGGCTCGAGGGAGGAACATGAAAATGAAAAGAGGGGCTACTCCACAATGCTTGGATCTG GTGGTGTTAGAAGGTCATCACTAACAAAAGTGGCACGGAGGGTTTCAGTGAAAGATGTGATAGCAGCACTGGAACGAGAACCTCAGATGTCAAAATCCTTACTACTTTTCGAGCTATACGGGAGACCATCGACAGAACCTGCTGCAAAGTAA
- the LOC120651976 gene encoding transcription initiation factor TFIID subunit 4b-like isoform X6 codes for MDPIMKLLEDDEDESLHSGADVEAFTAALNREVEASASSSSTTTISAPAAAAAASLSQPTDHGAALLPQENKSLLNHGHGQWQDPVKNETANQDSQQQEQTYLHRSDQPSRPEMVSQGSDNKHLPSNTPKECELLKVKQEPGNTSQQGIVAQQQPLQQMKSEQTPVVAQQQPMQQMKSEQTPILAQQQPMQQMKSQQTPHTNQTNGATTTAKAPVVTFHMLLPILRQYIDKEKDMQVQSIFAKLRKNEVSKEHFLKVVRNIVGDKVLKLAISEYQMQHTAQAQRNSQTNPSSYSLLSQVSGQQTVPRGSMTDEQEADPGAHTIPTKQAIDSLRPPQFRPSSSGQMQSIRGFSPSQSNVHKANETGNMSDGKGVHVLQTRPPNNLPPVQTMQHHVQHPQTSSPMFGTNSIHARPFPRPVGSPAASFRPQMTDSNQRAQLVQGAATTVSGSVPTQSIVPGNAPTNQPTWQQSANKEQKTNSFAPTAPNKETISQNSESSQNSFVAMHAKQVNQSMGSSKGGRGMENQSKLSASKSSTTTSLSQTQSHGTQAEPKLQVQSSVQAPPAAAKTPQRKASGQKKPLEALGSSPPPSSKKQKTSGGFHEQSIDQLNDVTAVSGVNLREEEEQLFSAPKDETRVSEAARRVVQLEEEKLILQKGPLTKKLAEIMRKCNLKVIGTDVERCLSMCVEERLRGFISNIIRFSKQRVDVEKSRHRFYPLSSDVRSHIMRVNREAKEQWDKKQAEDAERIRKQNDGDGNTNIDLEKDKNETRASSKHAKYKEDDDKMRTTAANVAARVAAGGDDMLSKWQLLAERNKQRSEGGDGSSGSVQGNMLQHKPSPKSGKGSREEHENEKRGYSTMLGSGGVRRSSLTKVARRVSVKDVIAALEREPQMSKSLLLFELYGRPSTEPAAK; via the exons ATGGATCCCATCATGAAGCTCCTCGAGGACGACGAG GACGAGAGCCTGCACTCGGGCGCCGACGTCGAGGCCTTCACGGCGGCGCTCAACCGCGAGGTGGAGGCcagcgccagcagcagcagcaccaccaccatcagtgccccggccgccgccgctgccgcctcgttGTCCCAGCCTACGGATCACGGCGCCG CACTTTTACCTCAGGAAAACAAGTCATTATTAAACCATGGTCATGGACAGTGGCAAGATCCAGTAAAGAATGAAACTGCAAACCAGGATAGTCAGCAACAGGAACAGACATATCTACATAGGAGTGATCAGCCATCAAGACCTGAAATGGTTTCTCAAGGTTCTGATAATAAACACCTTCCCTCTAATACACCAAAAGAATGTGAGTTACTGAAGGTAAAGCAAGAGCCTGGAAACACATCCCAACAAGGTATTGTTGCTCAGCAGCAGCCTTTGCAGCAAATGAAGAGTGAACAAACACCAGTTGTTGCTCAGCAGCAGCCTATGCAGCAAATGAAGAGTGAACAAACACCAATTCTTGCTCAGCAGCAGCCTATGCAGCAAATGAAGAGTCAACAAACACCACACACAAACCAAACAAATGGTGCAACTACGACAGCAAAAGCCCCAGTTGTCACATTTCACATGCTACTACCTATTTTGAGACAGTACATTGACAAAGAAAAGGATATGCAAGTTCAGTCCATTTTCGCCAAGTTGCGG AAAAATGAGGTCAGCAAGGAACACTTCTTAAAAGTTGTAAGGAATATTGTTGGCGATAAGGTGCTTAAGTTAGCGATTTCAGAATATCAAATGCAG CACACTGCTCAGGCACAGCGAAATTCTCAGACAAATCCAAGCAGCTATTCTTTATTAAGTCAAGTTTCTGGTCAGCAGACTGTTCCCAGGGGTTCTATGACAGATGAGCAGGAGGCAGATCCAGGGGCTCACACCATCCCTACGAAACAAGCTATTGACAGCCTAAGACCACCTCAATTTCGGCCTTCCTCGTCTGGCCAAATGCAGAGTATTAGGGGTTTTTCACCTTCACAAAGCAATGTGCATAAGGCTAATGAAACAGGAAACATGTCAGATGGGAAAGGAGTGCATGTGCTACAAACCCGCCCACCCAATAACTTACCTCCGGTGCAAACAATGCAGCATCATGTGCAGCATCCACAAACATCCTCACCAATGTTTGGGACAAATAGTATTCATGCACGCCCATTTCCACGACCAGTTGGAAGTCCAGCTGCATCATTTAGACCACAAATGACAGATTCCAATCAAAGAGCACAGTTGGTCCAGGGAGCTGCGACCACAGTATCTGGGAGTGTGCCAACACAATCTATAGTGCCTGGAAATGCGCCAACTAATCAACCTACATGGCAACAATCAGCAAACAAGGAGCAGAAAACTAATTCTTTCGCTCCAACAGCACCGAATAAGGAAACTATTAGCCAAAACTCTGAATCTTCACAGAATTCTTTTGTTGCAATGCATGCAAAACAAGTCAATCAATCCATGGGCTCTTCAAAAGGTGGCAGAGGCATGGAAAACCAGTCAAAATTAAGTGCTTCTAAGTCTTCGACCACAACTAGCTTAAGTCAGACTCAGTCTCATGGCACTCAAGCAGAGCCTAAATTGCAG GTCCAATCTTCTGTGCAAGCACCTCCCGCAGCAGCTAAAACACCTCAGAGGAAGGCATCTGGACAGAAGAAGCCTCTGGAAGCATTAGGCTCTTCTCCTCCACCATCTAG CAAAAAGCAAAAGACATCCGGAGGTTTCCATGAACAAAGCATTGACCAGCTTAATGATGTCACTGCAGTTAGTGGTGTTAATCTGAGG GAAGAAGAGGAACAACTTTTCTCTGCTCCGAAGGATGAGACTCGAGTTTCCGAAGCTGCTCGGAGAGTTGTTCAACTAGAAGAAGAAAAGCTCATTCTACAGAAGGGACCCCTGACAAAGAAATTAGCAGAAATCA TGAGGAAATGTAATTTAAAGGTCATTGGCACTGATGTTGAACGTTGTCTATCAATG TGCGTCGAGGAGAGATTACGAGGATTTATAAGCAATATAATAAGGTTCTCTAAACAG AGGGTTGATGTTGAAAAGTCAAGGCATCGCTTTTATCCGTTATCCTCAGATGTTCGCAGTCATATTATGAGGGTGAACCGAGAAGCTAAAGAACAGTGGGACAAAAAGCAAGCTGAAGATGCTGAAAGGATAAGGAAACAAAATGAT GGAGATGGCAATACAAATATTGATCTAGAAAAAGACAAGAACGAGACCCGTGCCTCGTCAAAGCATGCAAAG TACAAGGAGGATGATGATAAGATGAGAACCACAGCTGCAAATGTTGCTGCGCGGGTTGCTGCTGGAGGAGATGACATGCTGTCAAAGTGGCAATTGCTAGCTGAACGAAATAAACAGAGAAGTGAGGGAGGTGACGGTTCCTCAGGCTCTGTACAAGGTAACATGTTGCAACACAAGCCATCACCAAAATCTGGGAAAGGCTCGAGGGAGGAACATGAAAATGAAAAGAGGGGCTACTCCACAATGCTTGGATCTG GTGGTGTTAGAAGGTCATCACTAACAAAAGTGGCACGGAGGGTTTCAGTGAAAGATGTGATAGCAGCACTGGAACGAGAACCTCAGATGTCAAAATCCTTACTACTTTTCGAGCTATACGGGAGACCATCGACAGAACCTGCTGCAAAGTAA
- the LOC120651976 gene encoding transcription initiation factor TFIID subunit 4b-like isoform X7, with the protein MDPIMKLLEDDEDESLHSGADVEAFTAALNREVEASASSSSTTTISAPAAAAAASLSQPTDHGAALLPQENKSLLNHGHGQWQDPVKNETANQDSQQQEQTYLHRSDQPSRPEMVSQGSDNKHLPSNTPKECELLKVKQEPGNTSQQGIVAQQQPLQQMKSEQTPVVAQQQPMQQMKSEQTPILAQQQPMQQMKSQQTPHTNQTNGATTTAKAPVVTFHMLLPILRQYIDKEKDMQVQSIFAKLRKNEVSKEHFLKVVRNIVGDKVLKLAISEYQMQAQRNSQTNPSSYSLLSQVSGQQTVPRGSMTDEQEADPGAHTIPTKQAIDSLRPPQFRPSSSGQMQSIRGFSPSQSNVHKANETGNMSDGKGVHVLQTRPPNNLPPVQTMQHHVQHPQTSSPMFGTNSIHARPFPRPVGSPAASFRPQMTDSNQRAQLVQGAATTVSGSVPTQSIVPGNAPTNQPTWQQSANKEQKTNSFAPTAPNKETISQNSESSQNSFVAMHAKQVNQSMGSSKGGRGMENQSKLSASKSSTTTSLSQTQSHGTQAEPKLQVQSSVQAPPAAAKTPQRKASGQKKPLEALGSSPPPSSKKQKTSGGFHEQSIDQLNDVTAVSGVNLREEEEQLFSAPKDETRVSEAARRVVQLEEEKLILQKGPLTKKLAEIMRKCNLKVIGTDVERCLSMCVEERLRGFISNIIRFSKQRVDVEKSRHRFYPLSSDVRSHIMRVNREAKEQWDKKQAEDAERIRKQNDGDGNTNIDLEKDKNETRASSKHAKYKEDDDKMRTTAANVAARVAAGGDDMLSKWQLLAERNKQRSEGGDGSSGSVQGNMLQHKPSPKSGKGSREEHENEKRGYSTMLGSGGVRRSSLTKVARRVSVKDVIAALEREPQMSKSLLLFELYGRPSTEPAAK; encoded by the exons ATGGATCCCATCATGAAGCTCCTCGAGGACGACGAG GACGAGAGCCTGCACTCGGGCGCCGACGTCGAGGCCTTCACGGCGGCGCTCAACCGCGAGGTGGAGGCcagcgccagcagcagcagcaccaccaccatcagtgccccggccgccgccgctgccgcctcgttGTCCCAGCCTACGGATCACGGCGCCG CACTTTTACCTCAGGAAAACAAGTCATTATTAAACCATGGTCATGGACAGTGGCAAGATCCAGTAAAGAATGAAACTGCAAACCAGGATAGTCAGCAACAGGAACAGACATATCTACATAGGAGTGATCAGCCATCAAGACCTGAAATGGTTTCTCAAGGTTCTGATAATAAACACCTTCCCTCTAATACACCAAAAGAATGTGAGTTACTGAAGGTAAAGCAAGAGCCTGGAAACACATCCCAACAAGGTATTGTTGCTCAGCAGCAGCCTTTGCAGCAAATGAAGAGTGAACAAACACCAGTTGTTGCTCAGCAGCAGCCTATGCAGCAAATGAAGAGTGAACAAACACCAATTCTTGCTCAGCAGCAGCCTATGCAGCAAATGAAGAGTCAACAAACACCACACACAAACCAAACAAATGGTGCAACTACGACAGCAAAAGCCCCAGTTGTCACATTTCACATGCTACTACCTATTTTGAGACAGTACATTGACAAAGAAAAGGATATGCAAGTTCAGTCCATTTTCGCCAAGTTGCGG AAAAATGAGGTCAGCAAGGAACACTTCTTAAAAGTTGTAAGGAATATTGTTGGCGATAAGGTGCTTAAGTTAGCGATTTCAGAATATCAAATGCAG GCACAGCGAAATTCTCAGACAAATCCAAGCAGCTATTCTTTATTAAGTCAAGTTTCTGGTCAGCAGACTGTTCCCAGGGGTTCTATGACAGATGAGCAGGAGGCAGATCCAGGGGCTCACACCATCCCTACGAAACAAGCTATTGACAGCCTAAGACCACCTCAATTTCGGCCTTCCTCGTCTGGCCAAATGCAGAGTATTAGGGGTTTTTCACCTTCACAAAGCAATGTGCATAAGGCTAATGAAACAGGAAACATGTCAGATGGGAAAGGAGTGCATGTGCTACAAACCCGCCCACCCAATAACTTACCTCCGGTGCAAACAATGCAGCATCATGTGCAGCATCCACAAACATCCTCACCAATGTTTGGGACAAATAGTATTCATGCACGCCCATTTCCACGACCAGTTGGAAGTCCAGCTGCATCATTTAGACCACAAATGACAGATTCCAATCAAAGAGCACAGTTGGTCCAGGGAGCTGCGACCACAGTATCTGGGAGTGTGCCAACACAATCTATAGTGCCTGGAAATGCGCCAACTAATCAACCTACATGGCAACAATCAGCAAACAAGGAGCAGAAAACTAATTCTTTCGCTCCAACAGCACCGAATAAGGAAACTATTAGCCAAAACTCTGAATCTTCACAGAATTCTTTTGTTGCAATGCATGCAAAACAAGTCAATCAATCCATGGGCTCTTCAAAAGGTGGCAGAGGCATGGAAAACCAGTCAAAATTAAGTGCTTCTAAGTCTTCGACCACAACTAGCTTAAGTCAGACTCAGTCTCATGGCACTCAAGCAGAGCCTAAATTGCAG GTCCAATCTTCTGTGCAAGCACCTCCCGCAGCAGCTAAAACACCTCAGAGGAAGGCATCTGGACAGAAGAAGCCTCTGGAAGCATTAGGCTCTTCTCCTCCACCATCTAG CAAAAAGCAAAAGACATCCGGAGGTTTCCATGAACAAAGCATTGACCAGCTTAATGATGTCACTGCAGTTAGTGGTGTTAATCTGAGG GAAGAAGAGGAACAACTTTTCTCTGCTCCGAAGGATGAGACTCGAGTTTCCGAAGCTGCTCGGAGAGTTGTTCAACTAGAAGAAGAAAAGCTCATTCTACAGAAGGGACCCCTGACAAAGAAATTAGCAGAAATCA TGAGGAAATGTAATTTAAAGGTCATTGGCACTGATGTTGAACGTTGTCTATCAATG TGCGTCGAGGAGAGATTACGAGGATTTATAAGCAATATAATAAGGTTCTCTAAACAG AGGGTTGATGTTGAAAAGTCAAGGCATCGCTTTTATCCGTTATCCTCAGATGTTCGCAGTCATATTATGAGGGTGAACCGAGAAGCTAAAGAACAGTGGGACAAAAAGCAAGCTGAAGATGCTGAAAGGATAAGGAAACAAAATGAT GGAGATGGCAATACAAATATTGATCTAGAAAAAGACAAGAACGAGACCCGTGCCTCGTCAAAGCATGCAAAG TACAAGGAGGATGATGATAAGATGAGAACCACAGCTGCAAATGTTGCTGCGCGGGTTGCTGCTGGAGGAGATGACATGCTGTCAAAGTGGCAATTGCTAGCTGAACGAAATAAACAGAGAAGTGAGGGAGGTGACGGTTCCTCAGGCTCTGTACAAGGTAACATGTTGCAACACAAGCCATCACCAAAATCTGGGAAAGGCTCGAGGGAGGAACATGAAAATGAAAAGAGGGGCTACTCCACAATGCTTGGATCTG GTGGTGTTAGAAGGTCATCACTAACAAAAGTGGCACGGAGGGTTTCAGTGAAAGATGTGATAGCAGCACTGGAACGAGAACCTCAGATGTCAAAATCCTTACTACTTTTCGAGCTATACGGGAGACCATCGACAGAACCTGCTGCAAAGTAA
- the LOC120651976 gene encoding transcription initiation factor TFIID subunit 4b-like isoform X8: MDPIMKLLEDDEDESLHSGADVEAFTAALNREVEASASSSSTTTISAPAAAAAASLSQPTDHGAALLPQENKSLLNHGHGQWQDPVKNETANQDSQQQEQTYLHRSDQPSRPEMVSQGSDNKHLPSNTPKECELLKVKQEPGNTSQQGIVAQQQPLQQMKSEQTPVVAQQQPMQQMKSEQTPILAQQQPMQQMKSQQTPHTNQTNGATTTAKAPVVTFHMLLPILRQYIDKEKDMQVQSIFAKLRKNEVSKEHFLKVVRNIVGDKVLKLAISEYQMQAQRNSQTNPSSYSLLSQVSGQQTVPRGSMTDEQEADPGAHTIPTKQAIDSLRPPQFRPSSSGQMQSIRGFSPSQSNVHKANETGNMSDGKGVHVLQTRPPNNLPPVQTMQHHVQHPQTSSPMFGTNSIHARPFPRPVGSPAASFRPQMTDSNQRAQLVQGAATTVSGSVPTQSIVPGNAPTNQPTWQQSANKEQKTNSFAPTAPNKETISQNSESSQNSFVAMHAKQVNQSMGSSKGGRGMENQSKLSASKSSTTTSLSQTQSHGTQAEPKLQVQSSVQAPPAAAKTPQRKASGQKKPLEALGSSPPPSSKKQKTSGGFHEQSIDQLNDVTAVSGVNLREEEEQLFSAPKDETRVSEAARRVVQLEEEKLILQKGPLTKKLAEIMRKCNLKVIGTDVERCLSMCVEERLRGFISNIIRFSKQRVDVEKSRHRFYPLSSDVRSHIMRVNREAKEQWDKKQAEDAERIRKQNDGDGNTNIDLEKDKNETRASSKHAKYKEDDDKMRTTAANVAARVAAGGDDMLSKWQLLAERNKQRSEGGDGSSGSVQGNMLQHKPSPKSGKGSREEHENEKRGYSTMLGSVPRVVGFQVCTPWFMRHLLPAKPLASQNATRF, encoded by the exons ATGGATCCCATCATGAAGCTCCTCGAGGACGACGAG GACGAGAGCCTGCACTCGGGCGCCGACGTCGAGGCCTTCACGGCGGCGCTCAACCGCGAGGTGGAGGCcagcgccagcagcagcagcaccaccaccatcagtgccccggccgccgccgctgccgcctcgttGTCCCAGCCTACGGATCACGGCGCCG CACTTTTACCTCAGGAAAACAAGTCATTATTAAACCATGGTCATGGACAGTGGCAAGATCCAGTAAAGAATGAAACTGCAAACCAGGATAGTCAGCAACAGGAACAGACATATCTACATAGGAGTGATCAGCCATCAAGACCTGAAATGGTTTCTCAAGGTTCTGATAATAAACACCTTCCCTCTAATACACCAAAAGAATGTGAGTTACTGAAGGTAAAGCAAGAGCCTGGAAACACATCCCAACAAGGTATTGTTGCTCAGCAGCAGCCTTTGCAGCAAATGAAGAGTGAACAAACACCAGTTGTTGCTCAGCAGCAGCCTATGCAGCAAATGAAGAGTGAACAAACACCAATTCTTGCTCAGCAGCAGCCTATGCAGCAAATGAAGAGTCAACAAACACCACACACAAACCAAACAAATGGTGCAACTACGACAGCAAAAGCCCCAGTTGTCACATTTCACATGCTACTACCTATTTTGAGACAGTACATTGACAAAGAAAAGGATATGCAAGTTCAGTCCATTTTCGCCAAGTTGCGG AAAAATGAGGTCAGCAAGGAACACTTCTTAAAAGTTGTAAGGAATATTGTTGGCGATAAGGTGCTTAAGTTAGCGATTTCAGAATATCAAATGCAG GCACAGCGAAATTCTCAGACAAATCCAAGCAGCTATTCTTTATTAAGTCAAGTTTCTGGTCAGCAGACTGTTCCCAGGGGTTCTATGACAGATGAGCAGGAGGCAGATCCAGGGGCTCACACCATCCCTACGAAACAAGCTATTGACAGCCTAAGACCACCTCAATTTCGGCCTTCCTCGTCTGGCCAAATGCAGAGTATTAGGGGTTTTTCACCTTCACAAAGCAATGTGCATAAGGCTAATGAAACAGGAAACATGTCAGATGGGAAAGGAGTGCATGTGCTACAAACCCGCCCACCCAATAACTTACCTCCGGTGCAAACAATGCAGCATCATGTGCAGCATCCACAAACATCCTCACCAATGTTTGGGACAAATAGTATTCATGCACGCCCATTTCCACGACCAGTTGGAAGTCCAGCTGCATCATTTAGACCACAAATGACAGATTCCAATCAAAGAGCACAGTTGGTCCAGGGAGCTGCGACCACAGTATCTGGGAGTGTGCCAACACAATCTATAGTGCCTGGAAATGCGCCAACTAATCAACCTACATGGCAACAATCAGCAAACAAGGAGCAGAAAACTAATTCTTTCGCTCCAACAGCACCGAATAAGGAAACTATTAGCCAAAACTCTGAATCTTCACAGAATTCTTTTGTTGCAATGCATGCAAAACAAGTCAATCAATCCATGGGCTCTTCAAAAGGTGGCAGAGGCATGGAAAACCAGTCAAAATTAAGTGCTTCTAAGTCTTCGACCACAACTAGCTTAAGTCAGACTCAGTCTCATGGCACTCAAGCAGAGCCTAAATTGCAG GTCCAATCTTCTGTGCAAGCACCTCCCGCAGCAGCTAAAACACCTCAGAGGAAGGCATCTGGACAGAAGAAGCCTCTGGAAGCATTAGGCTCTTCTCCTCCACCATCTAG CAAAAAGCAAAAGACATCCGGAGGTTTCCATGAACAAAGCATTGACCAGCTTAATGATGTCACTGCAGTTAGTGGTGTTAATCTGAGG GAAGAAGAGGAACAACTTTTCTCTGCTCCGAAGGATGAGACTCGAGTTTCCGAAGCTGCTCGGAGAGTTGTTCAACTAGAAGAAGAAAAGCTCATTCTACAGAAGGGACCCCTGACAAAGAAATTAGCAGAAATCA TGAGGAAATGTAATTTAAAGGTCATTGGCACTGATGTTGAACGTTGTCTATCAATG TGCGTCGAGGAGAGATTACGAGGATTTATAAGCAATATAATAAGGTTCTCTAAACAG AGGGTTGATGTTGAAAAGTCAAGGCATCGCTTTTATCCGTTATCCTCAGATGTTCGCAGTCATATTATGAGGGTGAACCGAGAAGCTAAAGAACAGTGGGACAAAAAGCAAGCTGAAGATGCTGAAAGGATAAGGAAACAAAATGAT GGAGATGGCAATACAAATATTGATCTAGAAAAAGACAAGAACGAGACCCGTGCCTCGTCAAAGCATGCAAAG TACAAGGAGGATGATGATAAGATGAGAACCACAGCTGCAAATGTTGCTGCGCGGGTTGCTGCTGGAGGAGATGACATGCTGTCAAAGTGGCAATTGCTAGCTGAACGAAATAAACAGAGAAGTGAGGGAGGTGACGGTTCCTCAGGCTCTGTACAAGGTAACATGTTGCAACACAAGCCATCACCAAAATCTGGGAAAGGCTCGAGGGAGGAACATGAAAATGAAAAGAGGGGCTACTCCACAATGCTTGGATCTG TTCCGAGGGTAGTGGGGTTCCAAGTGTGTACACCATGGTTTATGAGGCATCTCCTTCCAGCCAAACCCCTGGCGTCACAGAACGCCACAAGGTTTTAG